The DNA window AATGAGATTTAGTGAAAAGTAATGTATGGAAGATGCAAATCCCTAGTGATACAGAAAAAGGTGAAATCACTAAGGTTCACCTGTGAATAGCTGGCTGCTTTATTTTTCAAGCTTCTCAGTTGTTCTTGAGCATGAATGTTATTAGAGTGTGACGATATGAAATTCATGCACAATGAATTTCTTGATGCTGCATGGAAGTGATTACAGAAACGCTCGAATAGAAGGTAAAGGTCGTCTCCTGAATTCTAGAGGAAGAATGATAAGAATTAGACATGAAGGGTAAATTACTTGATAGAGTATGGAACAGCTGAGGAACAAGGTCATACCTGATAAAAAGCAACAATTTCAGTGGTCTCCATGTCATACACAGCAAAAAATGCCCGGTGGTGATCGGCCATTCGTGAAACCTAAATGTAAAGAGAAATTATAAACACTGAATTTCCTAGAAACAGCGCTTTGCTAATCACAATTGAAGGCATGAGGGTTATTGCACAGATGAAAGCCATAACAGAATTCACAACACCAATATGCTTTATTAAGAGGTTCTTTAGCCCGATCATCTTAGGTATATTGTAAGCTGCAATAACCTTTTTTCTCATGAATTTGGGATGTCCAAGTTCATAGTCTTTTTAGTTTAGCTTAAAAAGTTCGAGCTCCTAtatcttctattttcattCGTGGATTTGAGATTCGAAAACTAACCTAATACGTTTTAATCGACACATGGATGATGGATTTGAGATTCGAGCTCCTAATACGCGAGCCTAACACCTTTTAGAATTGAAAATCACTTGTAGATGAGACTTATGAAGTAAGCATACTTATCTGGGATTCTTAAAAACTGGTTTTGTTGCAATAGCTCAATTTGGATTATCACAACagattttcaatattttggtTTGGCTAGACCCAGtcttggaaagaaaaagatagcGGGGCAGTATTTTGAAATGGAGACTGACTGAGAAAAAAGCACTCACCCCTCCATCTACACTCCCAAGCTTGAGTAGCAAGTGTTGCCGGTCCAAGAATTGTACCTGGTCAGGAGTTCTGTAAACAACTTGGAACACATCATGTGTGCATAGAACACAAAATAATGATAGAAGGGAAGGATGATGATATGCAAATAAATTCGATATAAATCCGATATTTGCTCagcacccaaaaaaaaaaacaaaaaaaacaaaaaaaatacaaagaaaagatTGTACTCCAACAAAAAGTAGAGATTTTACCTTCCAAATAATCAAGTCGACATAGTcttgaaaatgaaagtagAAACTCTTCGTCAAACACTGAACCCTCtgtaaaaagaaagagaggaactAAACAAAAGAATGCTTGAACAAACAATTCCAATCAGACATAAAATACGAAGAAATTCAAGACAGAGACGGCTGAACTGAAATTAGAAGTCACATATAACCAACCAAGCGATGATCTGTTTCTTCATTCCATATTCTGCGGAATATAAATGACAGCAAGCGTTGTTTGAGACCACTCAGAAAAGAATTGTCAGTGTTTGATTGGTTATGATGGTAACCATTCTCAACATTACCCGCAAGCAATCTGCTTCTTTCAGATACCCCCACGCACTGTCACAAATAAGTCGAAAAATTCATAGGTAATTGTTCCATGGATGAAATCTAGGGCCAAAAAAACATAGATACACCAAGAGTATAGTGTGCACTCAGTTAAGTGAGTCAAGTAGCAGGCAGGAACTCCCATCAATATTGATGGCTACGAACAGCAATTCAATCaggtcaaagaaaaaaagcaaagATACGCAGTCAAACATGCACGATTCAGAACATATATATGCAGaaacattacaaaaatgaagaaacagTTGAGATGAAAAATTGACCAACAGTATTCATTCCACAAAAACAAGTAGATGAGAGATGCAAATAACAGGACGCATGAAGGATGACGGTTGAACATATCATTGTTATTCTTTATCTAGTCAAGAATACGCTCGAATAAACATAGCAGTTCTTATCAGGCATTGTGTTCTCATAAAACTTCAATCCCTAGACAACCGGAGGAAACATGAACCAGAATGCAAGTACGTAAATTAAATCATCTGAGCGCTAGAACTTGAAAAGTAATTCATCATCTTCGGAATAAAAATTTAGCGAAGAGACTAAGAAGCAGTGAAACATGCATAATTCAGAATTGATATACGTAGTGCATATAGGAAGAGATATTCGTAGTTCCTTGACACAGTTACAAAGTCAAAAGGAACAGATCAGTCAGATGAAAGGCAGTATTTAGTCTGCGGAAAAGTACTTGAAGAGAGGTAGTAATAACATGAAGCATGAAGGCAGGATTACAGattaaatgtcatttttcaTCTAGTCAAAGATATAATCATGCAGAGATCGGTTTTTAAGAAGCAATCTATACTACTGAAGAAGTATAAACCATAATGTTACTCGCCTGAGAGCTAGAGTTGAGAAAGAGTTCATCATCCTCACGACAAAAAGCACCAATAGCTCGTACATCAACAAGGTGGCCGGAATCTCTAATTTGAAGAATGTGTACAATCTGGTAGCGTAGCGACACAATAGCCAATAGATCATCGTAGAGGAAGACGCCCGTATTGTGAGCCAAATTCACAAAATCATTGACGAACACCTTCACGTCAAGAATTTCTCCATCCTCCAATCTATCACATGTTTTGGATGTTAGAACACAGAGAGAGAAGCTCCATAAGAAgcatataaaacaaattatatcaAACCACACCGCgaacataaagaaaaagaaaaacacacaGCACAACCAAAGAACTGACCTCAGGAGATGAAACGTAATTTTCTCTATAGAAGGAACTCCAGGAACAGCACCACCGACGGCCGGAGCATCTTGGATTTGAGCGGTAGAGGTAGCAAAAATCCCAAATCGATTACTCTCCATGTACAGAAAGAAATCCTTACAGATGAGCTCATTACAGGAGGCGAGGGAGACGGAATAAATCAGGTTGAAGAAGCTCTCAAACTTCTGAGCACTGGAAGGAAGTTCCTGAAACATATCGATTTCATCTCCTTTGTACGAAAACGAGAGCCATTTCGGGCGGTAAACAATCAAATCGCGATGATTCCTGCTGAATGTAATTAGGTATTGACCGTCAACGGTGAACTTGCGAAAGGAATGGTCCGGACACTCGACGTCGTAAACAGTATGATTCGGAACTATGTTCTCATAGAATCGCCGAGCACAATGAAACTATAGAACAAAGCCGCAAAGATTAAGAAGAATgcgaaacaaagaaaacacaaacagaaaaacaaaaacaagcgGAAAAGCATATGAACAATCTTAATCCTCACGCTAGTTCCAGGAGGAGGAGTGGCGATTTGGCGATTGAAGATCCTAGCAGCCACATTGTTGCTTCTATACATTCCTTTGTTCGAGTGGCTCAGATTGAAGAGAAACTCTTGCGGATTTTCATGCGGAATCCGACCGGAGAGAAATGGACGCGAGGGTTTAGGGTCGCGAGGGAGAAGGAATGGAATGAATTCACAGAAAGGCAAGGTTTAATAAGCGCTTTAAATACAAGCAGCctttctcctccttcttcGCTTCTTCAGTTCTTcgctttttcttctctttcagcTTATCCACTATCCACGTGGGCTTCTTCACTACTGGGATGGACACAGCGATGACGCGAtcatcttaattaattaacctcATTTAACTCCATTTCTACAACAATTTACCTCCAACCTTCTTTTActtatttcctttctttttttttaaaaaaaaaaaaggtttaaatgttcaatttttgttcttaaatccatttttattttttattttttaaattctactaattttattcttcctatgtcatttttctaaaattatttgattgaaaaacataatttattaaaactaaatttaaaataaggactataataataattattaaaaaatttatcaaataaattagatattttaaatatttgataatcaAAATCAcgaaactaaaataataatgtttagagtaatgtaatataataataaaaaaataatagtcagttttcaaatttataaagatgtaattaaatagaaattaagaaaacaagaaattacattattttaattattagcaATGTATTTACAAAAgtctaaattatttatcattttatttaaagtagtagtaagttttttaattttattttatatttaatatgttattgaattttcaattttgtatttagttAATTCTCGacctattttgaatttttttaaaaattacacaCCTTTTGGACAATGTCGTATTAAACACATCCGctaaagtttaaaaatctattaaatactttaaattaaaaaattgagaaatctattaaaaagattttaatttttaagttaaataactcattagacaaaataaaaagctaGAGACGGAGAGTAAACTGTAATTTAACCAAGTTTGATCTTGTAATATCTGAGAGAGGTTCTTGATGCCTTGTTCGAACAACGACATCCAATACgaagaaaataacataatcTTTGTTGATTATTTTGGGTTGGTAATTGagtgtgttagatgaacacacaaagtaaagccacaagaacttatgctcaaagtggacaatatcaaaccagtggagagtcgtgtttatctaacatgatatcagagcaaTGCCATAAACTTagcatgtcaatagaatcctcaaatgtcgaacaaaagactccaaaagaaaaaggagtcgaggctcctcgaaggcatgataaaaaatgactaagactccaaaaaaaaaaagagtcgaTTAAGGGGGAGACATACTTTGTTCAagaggaggtgttggatgaaagtcccacgtccgataatttaggaaattattatgaatttataatcaatgaatgcTATCTTCGttggtttgaggccttttggagaactccaaaataaagtcatgaaagtttgtgctcaaagtggacaatatcataccattgtggagagtcatgttcatctaacagAGTGTAGATTAAcacaaaaaatgagaaaatttcaaacgAGAAACCAAAGAAAGGATCTCAGTAGTACAGAGTAGTACAGATAAGAATAAAGTGAAACCTACCAGCTAGCAGATTACTACAAGTCAGAAGCAGATTCCAGGAACTATTAGAATCATAgatagttttgaaaacttCTCATCAACCACCACCCATAATATTCTCCACAATTAAAGAGGCATTTATATCAATATTATCCAaaagttcataatttaatGCCTGAATGTGACACCAAATAGACTTCTTCAATTGCTTGAAGAGGGTCAAATATGAAAACCCCCATTTATAGCcatcaataaatatttatcaCATCAATTCGAGCATATTTGATCAGAACAGTAATTAATTACCATTTCAAAGGTAGATGGTTTAATCCTCATCCCGAAATAGCAGCTTAAATTAAGAGGGGGTAATCTCGAGTACCTAACCATATATTGGCATGTAGGTTAAAtcgaaataaaacaaaaagcaTTGATAGCTAATATGAATAATTACAagtcattaaaattaatactttaataCTCGAGTAATAAATTCGCACCTCAAAATTGGAGAGTGGgcataatatttgaaatttttaccTCAGCTACCTTAACCACGCAGTAACACCAAGGAGACATGATGATTTCACTTCATCCGTTATAAAATATGGTGCTGTTTGCCTCCTTTTTTACCGTGGTTAACTTATACTTTTACCTTCTCCTTCCATTTCCTACCAAAAAAATCTAACATTGACGAAATAAATGTCATCCGAAGAGAACTCAATGATGATGAGCTTGATCTTCTTGAGCAACAATGCTTAAAAGCACTCTTTGAGAGATTTGAGAACAAAGAATCAATAGAAACTATGGCAATAGTGCTTTCAGTTGTATCTTGAAGAGATCAGCAAGAGCTCCTCGAACATTAATCTGAACAAACCAAGAAAAAGGTAATCAGAAAGAAATATCCCTAATGAACACAGTGAATCTATCTCGTATATTATgtattggattaaaaaaacacaGTCAATAAATACAGTCCAAAACATTGACTTAGGACAAAGTAGCCAATAGAAGATCACCAATCCAGCCATGTCAAATGAATATAGAACTACTCCACTCCACTGttaaagataataaaaagttGTTTGTAATGAAGTAAATAGACGACCATGAATGACATCTACtttcaagttttaaaaagttttttttttttttttttaaatcaggAAGGTGAGATCCTacctcgattggagaggagaacgaagcattctttataagggtgtgaaaatcgtTCCCTAGCcgttttgaaaaccttgaggggaaacacaaaaaggaaagtccaaagaggacaatatttgctagtggtgggcttaagctgttgtaaatgatatcagagccacacatcgggcgatgtgtcagcaaggaggctgagcctcgaaggggggtcaACACGAGGCagtatgccagcaaggatgttgaACCCCAAATGGGTGGATTGGAGAGGTCCCACATAGAttgaagaaggaaacgaatgccagcgaggacgctggaccccgattggggaggataacgtagcattctttataggggtgtggaaacctttccctaacagacatgttttaaaaacctcgagagGAAGcctaaaaaatacaatatctactaacggtgggcaTAGGCTGTTACAAGAAAACGATTAAAAATTATGGCAGCCATAAAAATGTTCTCAAGAGGCAGTAAAAGTTACAGGGGCCACAACAAAACCTTAGATATAGGTACCAAAAAGAAACACCATTATCTGGTAAAAGTAGCAACAGTGAAGAGCTCTCACCCCTATCAGATAGTGTTCAAAGGTCACATAGTTGCATACATAAGCATGTTCACATAGCACAGCCTCGTAATacccataaaagaaaataatatcactgagaatattaaacattttgcAGGAGAATACCTGGTCACAGCATACAAGTTTTGTAAGCAAAGGATAAAATTCTCTCAGGTGTCTTCTGAATATCTGACTGTTCATAAATCCCATGCCTTTGAGCACCTGGatggaaaaaattgaaacaattgTTCTTAAATTATGCATTTCAGCTTGGTAGAAAGAACAACCTATTTCGGTCATAAAaatgaggggaaaaaaaaaaattacaactcTAGTATCACACTTATGTAGTACATTTAAAAGCTGAATGGCCAACTGATCGATACCTTAATGATCACCGGAGAACGTAACTCCAAAACTCGATGGACATCCATGTGAGTGGCTTCCCCTGCAGAGGATTGCAGATCAGATGCATCCCTAAGAGCTTGTTCACAGAACGATACTAGCCTGCTTTCAGCTATTCCGTCAACATTGTTAACTGCACTAGAATCCTGAGGGGAAGTCAAATCATCTTTGGCTGATGCAGTATCAACTTCCAGATTATCGACAGTTGTTTCTTGTTCTGCTTCAATCCCATTAAATCCCGAAGTTGCTTTAAGTAAGATGTCTAGGTAAATTGAAGTTCCAGCTAACTCCTGGCGAAGAAGATTTAGTGGAGGCCTGTGTAAGGAAGAAATATGATTATCTttcattacaaaaatttagataCATTTAGGGAAAAGTGCAACTTTCTCTGTCTACCTCTCATCAGGAACGCGATGCATGCGCTGTCTGAGATTATCATATGAGTTATAAGTAGCGGAAAATTCGAGCAAAGATAACAAAATGTCCATTATGGCAATCTTTTGTGGTGCTCCAAGCTTGTCCCAGTATTTCTTCTGCAAGAATCCATCAGGCATTACAATGTGGAAATAAACAATTTACAATACAATTCATAGCAGCTCCCTTTCCCCTTTACACCACTGGTCCCCACCACATTCAGTGTAAACTTCTCATTCATCACTTTACCACCAGCAGGTGACAAAGGATATATaggaatgaatgaaaattattacaataatataAGCAAGTACTCCATTCCCAAAAAAGCATAAAATAATCAGCTTCAAACCTGAATTCCATCAATGACCCCCAGAAGTAAGAGTTGCGTAATGCACTTTCCTCGAACAATCCCCAATAGCAAACTTTCCTCATCATCTTTCACCTCGGGATCCACAGTGTCAGGAGGAAGCTACAATGGTGTTGtgtgaaaatttaaacaaatgcAAGAACATAAAAGAGATAGGTCTTTAGGTGTCAGTGTTTAGATTCTGCAAAGACtgtcttaattttaaactagAAAATAAAGCATAAAGTACATATTGAATAAAATGCTACAGCACATTAACATAGAAGAATAACTACCAGTCCTTGATTGATTAAGCATGAGGCAATAAGTCAACTATTCCAAATGCAAATATTGCAGATGCTCTTTTAGTACTACACTGATCCCTGGTCTCTCGGTTCTATGGCGAACACTCTTGCATAAGAAAACTCAAGTCTTTGCTTGGATtcttataaaatgaattacacTGGATTCTTATAAAATCCAAGCAAAGACTTGAGTATCTACTAAGTATGAATCAATTGTGAAAAGTCTTTGCTTGGATTCTTATAAAATCAATTGTGAGACTTCTTATAAGAAGTCTTTGCTTGGATTCTTATAAAATCAATTGTGAGACTTCTTATAAGAAGTCTTTGCTTGGATTCTCACAATTGATTTTATAAGAATCCAAGCAAAGACTTTTTATGAATTACACTCTTGCATAAGAAAACTCAATTGTGAGACTTTTTATGAATGTTTTACTAAGTATCATATGATAAATGATcgattcttttttctattaggGTGGGGAGTTTAACTTAGaattctctttctttatcATCAATTGAATCATTGTTTGAAACCAAGATTCAATCTAATCACCGTTCAAACAATGAGAACCAACTATGTAGTATCTACATCAAGAAATCAAGAATTCAAGTATTGTACACATCCTTAGTCTGATCCTTTGTAGGAACTACCAGTAATAACGAACTTGCAAAACAAATTTGTTTATCATAAAGTGATACATAATTCTTGACCATGCTTCACCTTACTTTGTTATTTGAACAAGCAAAAGTTATGTTTAGGTTATGtcaatcattttcctttttctctcgataaaaaaatttcatgggagaagaaaagaaacgtACAAACTCATAGGAAAGTGGACTAGAAGTTCCAAACAAGAAATCCTATCCTACATACGTGATAAGGTCATAGACAACTTATGGAAATATATTCCACAAGTACAATACCTTTATTGGAGAAGATGGCACAGAGACATCTGATGCACGTCCCTTAGATTTTGAAGTAAGACTTCTAACAAAGATATTATCCATCATATTTCCCATAATTCTTTGGCCTATTGTTTGACTCCGCAGAAGATTTCCAGGTTCTGCAGCTCTTGTTCTTGCTGACGGTGATTGAAGACCTACAATATAAAGAATTTCATTCCTTACTTTCTTTACACACAATTTTAAATGGTCAAACCTACGTTATTTACAAAGGTGACAATGAATCAAAGGAATGTGGCTCGTCAGTTTTCTAAAAGAATAACCTTCAACAGATTCATATGAGGTAACATGTAACCCAGACTCTTCAATGGGATTCCGACTAATGATATCTGCAACCCTTGGTGAGGATGCTGGAGATACCTTTCCATGGTCACCGACATCAAGATGATGGTTCTTTGCTTCTTTCAGGCTAACTGACCTCAAGGAAGTACCACCAACAATATTCACCTCATCATGGCTTGATTTCTCGAAACCCAAAGCATTTAGTAATTCAAGTGGTTGAGTTGTGTACGAAGCATCTCTGAGAAAAGACAGAAACGTAAACAATAATGGACATTTGCAATGATAATAGTAATATCCACCTTTACACATTCAATTTGGGGATGACATATTGCCTTTTATGTAGAGATAAGAGGgaagtgttaaaaaaaaaaatatatatatatatatatatatttacaagGCTCTCAAAATCTTTGAAATCTCTTTGAAGTCAAGATAGTGGCTGAAAGATTGGGGTGAAAAGCTTGCAATTTCTAGAAGCTTGGGAAGCTGATCAAGGAAAAAGTGTTGTATAAActagaatttcttttattcatcATTGCCAAACTTAAAGGgtaacaaaaatagaaaataaatataataaatgaataaataactagaaattttgtttgtcaaGCGGAAGATTGATTGTTTGTCAAGCGATCATTGGAATTTTTCATAGTTATTTCATGTCAAGCTACCATAAAGGCAAAAGATTTGTAATCAACACAAATTGAATTGGGGTTTTGTTCCTCATTAAAAACATAAGGAATTCGGTCTCTATATTTCTCATCCCCCctccccaaaaaaataataataataaaaataaaaataatggaataTGGTTCTTGTACAAATTATTTGAGGTTTAGCTTTCTTTTCAGTTTTGTTAACTTTTGTCTCTTCACTAATTTGTAACTGTTGGCTCTTTACTTATTTGTAACTTTTCATATATCAAGTTGAAGTAAGTTTGTTTAAtgttataaagaaaaaaaaaaagattaaaaagaaagtagtATTCACCTTATACTTTTTAACAATGTGTCCCAGTCATCCTCGCTAAATTGG is part of the Cucurbita pepo subsp. pepo cultivar mu-cu-16 chromosome LG03, ASM280686v2, whole genome shotgun sequence genome and encodes:
- the LOC111789918 gene encoding light-mediated development protein DET1-like isoform X1, yielding MYRSNNVAARIFNRQIATPPPGTSFHCARRFYENIVPNHTVYDVECPDHSFRKFTVDGQYLITFSRNHRDLIVYRPKWLSFSYKGDEIDMFQELPSSAQKFESFFNLIYSVSLASCNELICKDFFLYMESNRFGIFATSTAQIQDAPAVGGAVPGVPSIEKITFHLLRLEDGEILDVKVFVNDFVNLAHNTGVFLYDDLLAIVSLRYQIVHILQIRDSGHLVDVRAIGAFCREDDELFLNSSSQCVGVSERSRLLAGNVENGYHHNQSNTDNSFLSGLKQRLLSFIFRRIWNEETDHRLRVQCLTKSFYFHFQDYVDLIIWKVQFLDRQHLLLKLGSVDGGVSRMADHHRAFFAVYDMETTEIVAFYQNSGDDLYLLFERFCNHFHAASRNSLCMNFISSHSNNIHAQEQLRSLKNKAASYSQFVKKMLVSLPFNCQSQSPSPYFDLSLFRYDEKLISATDRHRQSTDHPIKFILRRPPYSLRFKIKSGPEGGITDGRTKGISTFLFHPFLPLALSIQQTTYLHPSVINIHFRR
- the LOC111789918 gene encoding light-mediated development protein DET1-like isoform X2 codes for the protein MYRSNNVAARIFNRQIATPPPGTSFHCARRFYENIVPNHTVYDVECPDHSFRKFTVDGQYLITFSRNHRDLIVYRPKWLSFSYKGDEIDMFQELPSSAQKFESFFNLIYSVSLASCNELICKDFFLYMESNRFGIFATSTAQIQDAPAVGGAVPGVPSIEKITFHLLRLEDGEILDVKVFVNDFVNLAHNTGVFLYDDLLAIVSLRYQIVHILQIRDSGHLVDVRAIGAFCREDDELFLNSSSQCVGVSERSRLLAGNVENGYHHNQSNTDNSFLSGLKQRLLSFIFRRIWNEETDHRLRVQCLTKSFYFHFQDYVDLIIWKVSRMADHHRAFFAVYDMETTEIVAFYQNSGDDLYLLFERFCNHFHAASRNSLCMNFISSHSNNIHAQEQLRSLKNKAASYSQFVKKMLVSLPFNCQSQSPSPYFDLSLFRYDEKLISATDRHRQSTDHPIKFILRRPPYSLRFKIKSGPEGGITDGRTKGISTFLFHPFLPLALSIQQTTYLHPSVINIHFRR